From one Gemmatimonadaceae bacterium genomic stretch:
- a CDS encoding formylglycine-generating enzyme family protein, whose product MLPVAAGRYQPLYTVDIPVDGVPVHAFLLAKTAVTNAEYLRFVTEKPQWRRSRVNSIVADASYLRHWSGDLILGGHVRPDAPVVNVSWFAASAFAAWADARLPTMAEWELAAGRFRHAVGPRLQQLNTRVLALNGVAQAPLPAVGGGMISDDGITDLHGVVWEWVDDFNGVVASGESRGGAGGGEAGLFCAGGAAFSTDPSNYAAFMRYAVRGSLHGSYTLSTLGFRVARDSSRPRQEQW is encoded by the coding sequence ATGCTGCCCGTCGCTGCTGGTCGCTATCAGCCGTTGTACACGGTCGACATTCCGGTGGACGGCGTTCCGGTCCACGCATTCCTGCTCGCGAAAACCGCCGTCACCAACGCCGAATACCTGCGATTCGTCACCGAGAAGCCGCAGTGGCGCCGCTCCCGCGTGAATTCGATCGTCGCTGATGCCTCGTACCTTCGCCACTGGTCCGGTGACCTGATCCTCGGCGGGCACGTCCGGCCGGACGCGCCGGTGGTCAACGTGTCATGGTTTGCTGCGTCGGCGTTCGCTGCGTGGGCCGACGCGCGCTTGCCGACGATGGCGGAGTGGGAACTGGCGGCCGGCCGTTTCCGGCACGCTGTGGGCCCTCGCCTGCAGCAACTCAACACCCGCGTGCTGGCGCTCAATGGAGTCGCGCAGGCGCCGCTCCCTGCCGTGGGTGGTGGCATGATCAGTGATGACGGCATCACCGACCTGCACGGGGTAGTGTGGGAGTGGGTGGACGACTTCAACGGGGTGGTTGCGAGCGGTGAATCGCGCGGCGGCGCCGGCGGTGGTGAGGCTGGCCTCTTCTGCGCGGGTGGTGCTGCCTTCTCGACCGACCCGTCGAATTATGCGGCCTTCATGCGGTATGCGGTGCGTGGGAGCCTGCACGGATCGTATACGCTCTCCACGCTTGGTTTCCGCGTGGCACGCGACAGTTCACGACCACGTCAGGAGCAATGGTGA
- a CDS encoding SCO family protein produces MLLTLIFAVLVRPVWAQQSARRDRGSTPVPGSLYALDAMWTTERGVTMPLRDLRGDVVVLAMVYTSCTMTCPLLTNEMLAVQRALPPATRGRVRFVLASFDPARDSTAALRAYVAKMALDERWLAMRASAADVRQLAVLLGVRYRALPTGDFEHSNIISVLDPHGVRIFQTERVPVDRPALVGAVMRAMLPSPADRVPQR; encoded by the coding sequence GTGCTGCTCACGCTGATCTTCGCCGTGCTCGTGCGGCCGGTGTGGGCTCAGCAATCAGCCAGACGAGATCGCGGCTCGACTCCGGTGCCGGGCTCGCTGTACGCTCTTGATGCCATGTGGACGACGGAGCGTGGTGTGACCATGCCGCTTCGCGACCTGCGGGGGGACGTCGTCGTGCTGGCCATGGTCTACACGTCGTGCACCATGACGTGCCCGCTGCTCACCAACGAGATGCTTGCCGTGCAGCGCGCACTGCCGCCCGCGACGCGTGGTCGGGTGCGATTCGTGCTGGCGTCGTTCGATCCCGCCCGTGATTCAACGGCCGCGCTGCGTGCATATGTGGCTAAGATGGCACTCGACGAACGATGGCTGGCCATGCGCGCTTCGGCCGCTGACGTGCGCCAGTTGGCCGTCCTGCTCGGCGTGCGCTATCGCGCCCTGCCGACTGGAGACTTCGAGCATTCGAATATCATCAGCGTGCTCGATCCCCATGGGGTGCGCATCTTCCAGACCGAGCGCGTTCCGGTGGACCGGCCGGCGTTGGTCGGCGCGGTCATGCGTGCAATGCTGCCCAGCCCTGCAGACCGCGTACCGCAACGGTGA
- a CDS encoding transposase: MHSRTAWHRPGPAANQTAPRTRIREIAHARPRYGATGVGILQRREGGGQVNKKRTHRLYSSEGLQGAVAGQASGTAVQPRSRAAAGSTGAWISSLTS, translated from the coding sequence GTGCACAGCCGGACGGCTTGGCATCGTCCAGGACCGGCAGCGAACCAGACCGCGCCTCGCACGCGCATCCGTGAGATCGCGCATGCCCGACCGCGCTATGGCGCGACCGGGGTCGGCATCCTGCAGCGACGCGAAGGGGGGGGGCAGGTCAACAAGAAGCGCACTCACCGCCTGTATTCCTCGGAAGGCCTGCAGGGTGCGGTTGCGGGTCAAGCGTCAGGCACCGCGGTCCAGCCCCGATCCCGAGCGGCTGCGGGCAGTACCGGGGCATGGATTTCGTCGTTGACGAGCTGA
- a CDS encoding alginate export family protein yields MAQPPARSDSNERTAPAAPRHAHPDFRNLRFDEDWTEVTRSRGVGDAIKAMPVTPGGALTLTLGGQVRWREEFVRGFTLRDLDDDHSQSRLLVSADLRVGRGNGLRARAFVEGRDAQSYGRTLPGGAGPSDKDRHDVQNLFGEVGYGPSFLRLGRQEIAINRERMFGVPDWANTRRGSQGTHLQLTRGALTLELLDVRPVVVRQILKNRADTAARVHMVSVGSSASAVPLARGLPAVWQGYVIEQRLRAPASATKRVTVGGRTVWRASDTSGRHQYSLELESAIQRGSSGINPLRAWFWVAEFSVEWRRVHGVPSLALGVEEASGERSSSPTVREGFVTLYPAAHAHGGYADVIGRTNMREVHLIGTWAPLRTLSLRGAAYHFARLSLEDGAWTKQNTVFRAADGSTARHVADEVDLTGSWRVTRHLVAIAGGAVLRPGAFLTGTAAGARTERWSFVGSAFTF; encoded by the coding sequence ATGGCTCAGCCTCCCGCCCGCTCGGATTCGAACGAGCGCACCGCACCTGCTGCGCCACGCCATGCGCATCCCGACTTTCGCAATCTACGATTCGACGAGGACTGGACGGAGGTGACCCGAAGCCGCGGCGTGGGCGACGCCATCAAGGCAATGCCTGTCACTCCAGGCGGGGCGCTCACGCTCACGCTGGGTGGACAAGTGCGATGGCGCGAGGAATTCGTTCGCGGATTCACGCTGCGCGATCTGGACGACGATCATTCGCAGTCGCGTTTGCTCGTGAGTGCTGACCTCCGGGTGGGGCGAGGCAATGGTCTGCGTGCACGGGCGTTCGTGGAGGGGCGTGACGCGCAGAGCTACGGGCGTACGTTACCCGGCGGGGCGGGCCCCTCCGACAAGGACAGGCACGATGTGCAGAATCTGTTCGGTGAGGTGGGGTATGGACCGTCATTTCTCCGTCTGGGGCGTCAGGAGATCGCCATCAATCGCGAGCGGATGTTCGGCGTCCCTGACTGGGCGAACACACGGCGCGGATCGCAGGGTACGCACCTGCAGCTCACGAGGGGGGCACTCACGCTCGAACTGCTCGACGTGCGTCCAGTGGTGGTGCGACAGATACTGAAGAATCGTGCCGACACCGCGGCGCGGGTTCACATGGTGTCGGTCGGCAGTTCGGCCAGCGCCGTACCGCTCGCTCGGGGGCTACCTGCCGTGTGGCAGGGGTATGTGATCGAGCAGCGGTTGCGCGCCCCGGCCAGTGCCACGAAGCGAGTGACCGTCGGGGGGCGGACGGTGTGGCGTGCGAGCGATACCAGTGGACGGCATCAGTATTCGCTTGAGCTGGAAAGCGCCATCCAGCGAGGCAGCTCAGGCATAAACCCGTTGCGCGCATGGTTCTGGGTCGCGGAATTCTCGGTGGAGTGGCGCCGAGTGCACGGTGTACCGTCGCTGGCGCTGGGAGTGGAGGAAGCGAGTGGCGAACGATCCAGTTCCCCTACCGTCCGCGAAGGCTTCGTCACGCTCTACCCTGCGGCGCATGCGCATGGCGGGTATGCCGATGTGATTGGTCGCACCAACATGCGGGAAGTGCATCTCATCGGCACGTGGGCGCCCCTGCGCACGCTCTCACTGCGCGGCGCCGCATATCACTTCGCGCGCCTTTCGCTCGAGGATGGTGCCTGGACGAAGCAGAACACCGTGTTCCGAGCAGCTGACGGATCCACCGCGCGGCACGTGGCCGACGAAGTTGACCTCACAGGAAGTTGGCGCGTCACTCGTCATCTCGTTGCGATTGCCGGTGGAGCGGTCTTACGCCCCGGTGCCTTCCTGACCGGGACGGCTGCTGGTGCTCGGACGGAACGTTGGTCATTTGTGGGGAGTGCGTTCACGTTCTGA
- a CDS encoding cupin domain-containing protein: MTLIALGAGGGMPEHHADGPIGIHVLEGSIRLQVGEDEYLLDTGALLSLPKSVVHSVSSAEGASFLLTVALPVPVG, translated from the coding sequence ATGACGCTGATCGCGCTCGGCGCTGGCGGCGGCATGCCGGAGCACCACGCCGACGGGCCGATCGGCATTCACGTGCTCGAAGGCAGCATCCGCCTGCAGGTCGGCGAGGACGAGTATCTGCTCGACACCGGCGCCCTGCTCAGTCTTCCGAAGTCGGTGGTACACAGTGTGTCGTCGGCCGAAGGCGCGTCGTTCCTCCTGACCGTTGCATTGCCCGTTCCGGTGGGCTGA
- the nirK gene encoding nitrite reductase, copper-containing — MLAVGCGTPASADPNPLADRPSGALPVETLTVAFAPSVPKAIARKTPAHVVINLETREIKRRLADGVEYTFWTFGGSVPGPMMRVREGDEVEFHLNNHPTSVMPHNIDLHAVTGPGGGAASSLTVPGHSSQFTFSALNPGLYIYHCATAPVGMHIANGMYGLILVEPKAGLTAVDREFYVLQSEFYTTGRYGAAGLQAFDMEKALHEDPDYVVFNGSVGAVTGKNALQANVGETVRIYVGNGGPNHISSFHVIGEIFNRVYGEGGTMVNQQNVQTTLVPAGGAAIVEMKLDVPGDLIFVDHSIFRAFNKGALGMINVSGAAVAGTYSGKQHDVVYLPEGGAIQAVSVDTNLAAERELPRAELLARGEHVYKANCAACHQPAGQGVAGAFPPLAKSDYLMADRARAIRVVMHGKNGAITVNGTPYNGVMPSLELSNTDIAAVLTYVRSSFGNAATDVITVGDVRKVRTSPLPKE; from the coding sequence CCGTGGAGACGCTCACCGTGGCATTCGCGCCCAGTGTGCCCAAGGCCATCGCGAGGAAGACGCCCGCGCATGTCGTGATCAACCTCGAAACACGCGAGATCAAGCGTCGGCTGGCAGACGGTGTGGAGTACACGTTTTGGACCTTCGGCGGCAGCGTGCCTGGTCCAATGATGCGTGTCCGTGAAGGGGACGAGGTGGAGTTCCACCTCAACAACCATCCGACCAGCGTGATGCCGCACAACATCGACCTGCACGCCGTGACGGGACCGGGCGGCGGTGCGGCGTCGTCGCTGACGGTCCCGGGGCACAGTTCGCAATTCACCTTCTCGGCGCTCAACCCAGGACTCTACATCTACCACTGCGCGACTGCGCCAGTGGGCATGCACATCGCCAACGGCATGTACGGCCTGATCCTGGTCGAGCCGAAGGCTGGCCTCACGGCCGTGGACCGTGAGTTCTACGTGCTCCAGAGTGAGTTTTACACGACGGGGCGCTACGGCGCTGCAGGGCTCCAGGCCTTTGACATGGAGAAGGCACTGCATGAGGACCCGGACTACGTCGTCTTCAACGGATCTGTCGGCGCGGTCACCGGGAAGAACGCGTTGCAGGCGAACGTCGGCGAGACCGTCCGGATATACGTCGGCAATGGTGGTCCGAATCACATCTCGAGCTTCCATGTGATTGGCGAGATCTTCAATCGTGTCTACGGTGAGGGAGGCACCATGGTCAACCAGCAGAACGTGCAGACCACTCTGGTCCCCGCCGGTGGTGCCGCCATCGTGGAGATGAAGCTCGACGTGCCGGGCGATCTCATTTTCGTGGATCACTCGATCTTTCGCGCGTTCAACAAGGGGGCGCTCGGCATGATCAACGTCTCGGGCGCAGCGGTGGCCGGCACGTACTCGGGAAAGCAGCATGACGTGGTGTATCTGCCGGAGGGGGGCGCCATCCAGGCTGTCTCGGTCGACACGAACCTGGCGGCCGAGCGTGAATTGCCACGCGCTGAGCTGTTGGCTCGCGGCGAGCATGTCTACAAGGCCAATTGCGCCGCATGCCATCAGCCCGCCGGTCAGGGCGTCGCCGGCGCATTTCCACCGCTGGCGAAGAGCGACTACTTGATGGCTGACCGGGCGCGTGCCATCCGTGTCGTTATGCACGGCAAGAACGGTGCGATTACCGTGAACGGCACACCGTACAACGGTGTCATGCCCAGCCTGGAACTCTCCAATACGGACATTGCCGCCGTCCTCACGTACGTACGCAGTAGCTTCGGCAATGCAGCGACCGACGTCATCACCGTCGGCGACGTTCGGAAGGTTCGTACCAGCCCGCTGCCGAAGGAGTGA